The proteins below come from a single Psychrobacter sp. FDAARGOS_221 genomic window:
- a CDS encoding Spy/CpxP family protein refolding chaperone, which produces MKKFAMSSLVAASSLFAMAGVTQATAATTATPTTTATAQAQNQQVAQGAQINEARQIRRIDGNQQNQQGQRQQGQHQQRHQQQGQQQGKRGGMQALYDSLNLTDTQKSQIEALKEAHRSQNPQGKQLTPEERQAKRQQMQQALASILTPEQLAQLEKIQTERQANRATRNATRNAS; this is translated from the coding sequence ATGAAAAAGTTTGCAATGAGTTCACTGGTCGCCGCTTCTAGTTTATTCGCTATGGCAGGTGTCACCCAAGCAACCGCTGCGACTACAGCAACACCAACCACAACGGCGACTGCACAGGCGCAAAACCAACAAGTCGCTCAAGGCGCACAAATCAATGAAGCCAGACAAATAAGAAGAATTGATGGCAATCAGCAGAACCAGCAAGGTCAGCGTCAACAAGGTCAGCATCAGCAACGCCACCAACAGCAAGGTCAGCAACAAGGCAAGCGTGGCGGTATGCAAGCGCTTTACGACAGCTTAAACTTAACTGACACTCAAAAAAGTCAAATTGAGGCGTTAAAAGAAGCGCATCGTAGCCAAAACCCACAGGGTAAACAGTTAACTCCCGAAGAGCGTCAAGCGAAGCGTCAGCAAATGCAACAGGCTCTAGCAAGCATTCTGACTCCTGAGCAGCTTGCACAGCTTGAAAAGATTCAAACCGAGCGTCAAGCGAATAGAGCGACTAGAAATGCAACGCGTAACGCGTCATAA
- the recG gene encoding ATP-dependent DNA helicase RecG, whose protein sequence is MPDTAHPNSSSMPPTSAVDLPVNVLAGVGSKIEGQLEQLSVVRLFDLLLHLPRDYEDRSRLVNIRDLQDGQSALIEGQVTFVDNKRSGMTVVVEDATGALQLRFFKVYASLAQTMTLGTQLRLFGEVKYSRYGIQMAHPEYTVVTPGAPVVNTGLQPIYPIVKGLHQNKLRTLVKLALQTVYQQGLPLSVFNASDWEAVNHLPAPLPTNSYGLPITPTAGAASPQPIDNSIPSWQGLSLFEALTLIHTPPMHTDISLQVAQLEQLKERTHPACQRLIVEELTAHQLSMLYRRKQLHQHKAPKCDSDSPLAKQLLDNLPFSLTGAQDRVVKEITSDMATSIPMLRLVQGDVGAGKTLVAALAACYALDSGWQVAVMAPTEILAEQHLINFKAWFEPLGIGVGWLAGKQTAKQRRESLEQVAENEVQIVVGTHALFQESVVFAKLGLAIIDEQHRFGVEQRMALTDKGVADSTPHQLIMTATPIPRTLAMSAYGDMDTSIIDELPPGRTPITTVTIDRARRDEVIERIAANCKEGKQAYWVCPLVDDSSTLNAQAAEATFADLSERLDIRIGMVHGKMKSKEKQQIMAAFKNAELDLLVATTVIEVGVDVPNASLMVIENAERLGLSQLHQLRGRVGRGSTKSFCVLLYQTPLSETGIERLNVLRDSNDGFVIAQKDLQLRGPGELLGKRQTGNVGYYVSDLTRDENLLMIASHLAKRLINDDSRKTEVTQLIHRWMPEASKYTNV, encoded by the coding sequence ATGCCCGATACTGCCCATCCAAACTCTAGCTCGATGCCGCCAACCAGTGCCGTTGATCTGCCGGTCAATGTCCTAGCCGGTGTCGGTAGCAAAATTGAAGGCCAACTTGAGCAGTTGAGCGTGGTACGTTTGTTTGATTTGCTACTGCATCTGCCCCGCGATTATGAAGACCGCAGTCGCTTAGTGAATATTCGCGACTTACAAGACGGTCAGTCTGCGTTAATTGAAGGTCAGGTGACTTTTGTCGATAACAAGCGCAGTGGCATGACCGTAGTGGTTGAAGATGCCACTGGCGCGTTGCAACTGCGCTTTTTTAAAGTCTATGCCAGCTTGGCGCAGACCATGACCTTAGGCACTCAACTACGTCTGTTTGGTGAGGTCAAATACAGCCGTTATGGCATCCAAATGGCACATCCTGAATATACGGTCGTGACGCCTGGTGCGCCTGTGGTCAATACTGGGTTGCAGCCAATTTACCCGATCGTTAAAGGCTTGCATCAAAATAAGCTACGCACTCTGGTCAAGTTAGCTTTACAAACCGTCTATCAGCAAGGCTTGCCGTTAAGCGTGTTTAACGCCTCCGACTGGGAAGCAGTCAATCATTTGCCGGCGCCGTTACCGACCAATTCGTATGGCTTGCCTATAACGCCCACTGCCGGCGCTGCATCACCACAACCAATAGATAACAGCATTCCCAGTTGGCAAGGCTTAAGCTTATTTGAAGCGCTGACTTTAATTCACACCCCTCCGATGCACACCGATATCAGCTTGCAAGTGGCACAGCTTGAGCAATTAAAAGAGCGTACCCACCCTGCCTGCCAGCGTCTGATTGTCGAAGAGTTAACGGCACATCAGTTAAGCATGCTATATCGCCGTAAGCAGCTGCATCAGCACAAAGCACCCAAATGTGACAGTGACAGCCCATTGGCCAAGCAGCTACTCGACAACCTACCGTTTAGCTTAACCGGTGCTCAAGACAGAGTGGTAAAAGAAATCACCAGCGATATGGCAACCTCTATTCCGATGCTGCGTCTGGTGCAAGGCGATGTCGGTGCTGGTAAGACCTTAGTGGCGGCATTGGCGGCTTGTTATGCACTTGATAGTGGCTGGCAAGTGGCGGTGATGGCACCGACAGAAATCTTAGCTGAGCAGCATCTGATTAACTTTAAAGCTTGGTTTGAGCCATTAGGTATTGGTGTGGGTTGGCTCGCCGGTAAGCAAACGGCCAAGCAGCGCCGAGAGTCATTAGAGCAAGTCGCAGAAAATGAAGTGCAAATCGTGGTCGGTACCCATGCCCTATTCCAAGAGTCGGTAGTGTTTGCCAAACTGGGCTTGGCCATTATTGACGAACAGCACCGCTTTGGGGTTGAGCAGCGCATGGCGTTGACTGATAAAGGCGTCGCTGACAGCACCCCGCATCAGCTGATTATGACCGCCACCCCTATTCCACGTACGCTAGCGATGAGTGCCTATGGCGACATGGACACGTCTATTATTGATGAGTTACCGCCAGGACGTACGCCGATTACTACAGTCACCATTGACCGTGCCCGCCGCGATGAGGTGATTGAACGCATTGCCGCTAACTGTAAAGAAGGCAAGCAAGCGTATTGGGTTTGTCCACTAGTCGATGACTCAAGCACCTTAAACGCACAAGCCGCTGAAGCCACTTTTGCTGATCTAAGTGAGCGCTTGGACATCCGCATCGGCATGGTACATGGCAAAATGAAGTCAAAAGAAAAGCAGCAAATCATGGCGGCGTTCAAAAATGCTGAATTGGATTTGTTGGTCGCAACAACGGTCATTGAGGTCGGGGTTGATGTGCCCAATGCCTCCTTGATGGTGATTGAAAATGCTGAACGCTTGGGCTTATCACAGCTACATCAGCTGCGCGGCCGTGTTGGCCGTGGCTCGACCAAAAGCTTTTGTGTATTGCTGTACCAAACTCCCTTATCCGAGACGGGGATTGAACGTCTTAACGTGTTGCGTGACAGCAACGACGGCTTTGTGATTGCCCAAAAGGACTTACAACTGCGTGGTCCCGGCGAGCTACTTGGCAAGCGCCAAACCGGTAATGTGGGCTATTATGTGTCGGATTTAACCCGAGATGAAAACTTACTGATGATTGCCAGTCATCTGGCCAAACGCTTGATTAATGATGACTCGCGCAAAACGGAAGTTACCCAGCTAATTCACCGCTGGATGCCAGAAGCAAGCAAATATACCAATGTGTAG